From Acinonyx jubatus isolate Ajub_Pintada_27869175 chromosome B2, VMU_Ajub_asm_v1.0, whole genome shotgun sequence, a single genomic window includes:
- the TTLL2 gene encoding LOW QUALITY PROTEIN: probable tubulin polyglutamylase TTLL2 (The sequence of the model RefSeq protein was modified relative to this genomic sequence to represent the inferred CDS: inserted 1 base in 1 codon; substituted 2 bases at 2 genomic stop codons): MAEGRPSGAIPKPPVFPVDDRTAEVVQSILLERGWDKFDEGGQNSDNWNLYCGTSSCRMTEHVRVKPGQQLNHHPGTTRXDRKDHLPGTXSAWKRTSGGPLHEFILLTFVMPHDYNKFMAEYSREKHVTAAKRSSWTCKPVEPSRRTGIIISSDIKDLVFDDTYIVRKYTCHRFLVGRGKPDLRICICTTGFKPLTIYVYQEGLVRFATEKFDLSNLQNSYAPLTNLSINKSGASYEKIKEVIGRGNKXTLSRSFSYLRSWDVDGLLLWQKIHHVAILTGLAITPSVPFTANCLELFGFDILIDDNLKPWPLEVNFSPALSVDCSADVSEEKTHPRHC, translated from the exons ATGGCAGAAGGCAGACCTTCGGGGGCCATCCCTAAGCCACCGGTGTTCCCTGTGGACGACAGAACGGCGGAAGTGGTGCAGAGCATCCTGCTGGAGCGAGGGTGGGACAAATTTGACGAAGGAGGGCAGAACAGCGACAACTGGAACCTGTATTGCGGGACTTCCTCCTGCCGGATGACTGAGCACGTCCGCGTGAAGCCGGGGCAACAGCTGAACCACCACCCGGGCACCACCA GGGACCGGAAGGACCACCTGCCAGGCACCTAAAGCGCATGGAAGAGGACGTCTGGCGGGCCCCTGCACGAGTTCATCCTGCTGACGTTCGTCATGCCCCACGACTACAATAAGTTCATGGCTGAATACTCGCGGGAGAAGCACGTGACGGCCGCAAAGCGCAGCTCCTGGACCTGCAAGCCTGTGGAGCCATCTCGCAGGACGGGGATCATCATTTCCAGTGACATTAAAGACTTAGTCTTTGATGATACATACATAGTACGGAAATATACCTGCCACCGTTTCCTCGTGGGCAGAGGTAAACCTGACCTCCGCATCTGCATCTGTACCACGGGCTTTAAGCCTTTGACCATTTACGTTTATCAGGAAGGGTTAGTGCGCTTTGCCACGGAGAAGTTTGACCTGAGTAATCTGCAAAACAGTTATGCCCCCTTGACCAACCTCAGCATCAACAAGTCCGGGGCCTCGTATGAGAAAATCAAGGAAGTGATCGGTCGCGGCAACAAGTAGACCCTCAGCCGGTCCTTCTCTTACCTTCGCAGCTGGGACGTGGATGGCCTGCTTCTGTGGCAGAAAATCCACCACGTGGCTATTCTCACGGGGCTCGCCATCACTCCCTCGGTCCCCTTTACGGCCAACTGCTTGGAGCTCTTTGGGTTTGATATTTTGATTGATGACAACTTGAAACCGTGGCCGCTAGAA GTCAACTTCAGCCCTGCCCTGTCCGTGGATTGTTCGGCGGACGTGTCTGAAGAGAAAACTCATCCACGACACTGCTGA